In Archangium violaceum, the following are encoded in one genomic region:
- a CDS encoding ABC-F family ATP-binding cassette domain-containing protein, which produces MIRLDNIGKQHGQQILFVEASAQLNKGEKVGLVGPNGAGKSTLFRMVVQQEHPDEGQVSVDRGVTIGYFDQDVGEMSGQSAVAAVMDGAGPVSEVAAELKQLEAAMADPDRMDEMDKLVERFGVVQGRYEELGGYALEGRAREILSGLGFSEEMMDGDVGALSGGWKMRVALARILLMRPDVMLLDEPSNHLDIESLIWLETFLKGYEGALLMTSHDREFMNRIVTKVIEIDGGELTTYSGNYDFYEQQRALNEKHQQAQYERQQAMLAKELKFIERFKARASHAAQVQSRVKKLEKIEKVEPPKRRQTMVFEFQPAPRSGDDVAKLERVVKGYGKRRIYSGLDFLVRRGERWCVMGVNGAGKSTLLKLVAGESRPDDGAVSLGGSVKMGYFAQHAMELLKPEQTVYDSLVDRFPRASQGSLRALAGCFGFSGDEIEKKCRVLSGGEKARLVLAQMLYDPPNFLVLDEPTNHLDMATKQMLIAALANYEGTMLFVSHDRHFLASLSNRVLELTPEGIHQYGGGYTEYVARTGHEAPGLRS; this is translated from the coding sequence ATGATTCGTCTCGACAACATCGGCAAGCAGCACGGGCAGCAGATCCTCTTCGTCGAAGCGTCCGCACAGCTCAACAAGGGCGAGAAGGTGGGCCTGGTGGGTCCGAACGGAGCGGGCAAGTCCACCCTGTTCCGGATGGTGGTCCAGCAGGAGCACCCGGACGAGGGGCAGGTGTCCGTCGATCGCGGAGTAACCATCGGCTACTTCGACCAGGACGTGGGCGAGATGTCCGGGCAGAGCGCGGTGGCGGCGGTGATGGACGGAGCGGGGCCGGTGTCGGAGGTGGCGGCGGAGCTCAAGCAGCTCGAGGCGGCCATGGCGGATCCGGACCGCATGGACGAGATGGACAAGCTGGTGGAGCGCTTCGGGGTGGTGCAGGGGCGCTACGAGGAGCTGGGCGGGTACGCGCTGGAGGGACGGGCGAGGGAGATCCTCTCGGGCCTGGGCTTCAGCGAGGAGATGATGGACGGGGACGTGGGGGCGCTGTCGGGCGGATGGAAGATGCGCGTGGCGCTGGCGCGCATCCTGCTGATGCGGCCGGACGTGATGCTGCTGGACGAGCCGAGCAACCACCTCGACATCGAGTCGCTCATCTGGCTGGAGACGTTCCTCAAGGGCTACGAGGGCGCGCTGCTGATGACGAGCCACGATCGCGAGTTCATGAACCGCATCGTGACGAAGGTCATCGAGATCGACGGCGGCGAGCTGACGACGTACTCGGGCAACTACGACTTCTACGAGCAGCAGCGGGCGCTGAACGAGAAGCACCAGCAGGCGCAGTACGAGCGCCAGCAGGCGATGCTCGCCAAGGAGCTGAAGTTCATCGAGCGGTTCAAGGCTCGGGCCTCGCACGCGGCGCAGGTGCAGAGCCGGGTGAAGAAGCTGGAGAAGATCGAGAAGGTGGAGCCGCCGAAGCGCCGTCAGACGATGGTGTTCGAGTTCCAGCCGGCGCCGCGCTCGGGCGACGACGTGGCGAAGCTGGAGCGGGTGGTGAAGGGGTACGGCAAGCGCCGCATCTACAGCGGGCTGGACTTCCTGGTGCGTCGTGGCGAGCGCTGGTGCGTGATGGGAGTGAACGGCGCGGGCAAGTCCACGCTGCTCAAGCTGGTGGCGGGCGAGTCGCGGCCGGATGACGGGGCGGTGTCGCTCGGCGGCAGCGTGAAGATGGGCTACTTCGCGCAGCACGCGATGGAGCTGCTGAAGCCGGAGCAGACCGTCTACGACTCGCTGGTGGACCGCTTCCCCCGGGCCTCACAGGGCTCGCTGCGCGCGCTGGCGGGATGCTTCGGCTTCTCGGGCGATGAGATCGAGAAGAAGTGCCGGGTGCTGTCCGGAGGCGAGAAGGCGCGGCTGGTGCTGGCGCAGATGCTCTATGACCCGCCCAACTTCCTGGTGCTGGACGAGCCCACCAACCACCTGGACATGGCGACGAAGCAGATGCTCATCGCGGCGCTGGCCAACTACGAGGGCACGATGCTCTTCGTGAGCCACGACCGGCACTTCCTGGCCTCGCTGTCCAACCGGGTGCTCGAGCTGACGCCCGAGGGCATCCACCAGTATGGCGGCGGCTACACGGAGTACGTGGCGCGCACCGGCCACGAGGCCCCCGGCCTGCGCAGCTGA
- a CDS encoding dicarboxylate/amino acid:cation symporter → MKQHQKMLLGIVIGTVAGIAANTLAGGAPWLEWVVTNITALAGQIFLRLLLMLVVPLLFSALVMGVCELDLKQLGRLGLRTMGYTVVVSSIAVLIGLLLVNTLKPGLGLSDEARALAMKGTSVQAAPSPSNTSVPSLIAAMIPSNPIKAAADGDMISLIIFSLIFGLGLALTPTEGAQRLRETIQGLHDVMMKLIDGVLKLAPYGVGALLFSMMARLGIGVLMQVASYVGVVLLALGLHMFGVYSLSVRFLGGRNPLTFFRDCRLAIVTAFSTASSSATLPTALKVAEENLKLPRNVARFVLTAGSAMNQNGTALFEGVTVLFLAQVFGVQLSIADQAVVMFICVLAGIGTAGVPAGSIPVIAMILGLFKIPPEGLALVLGVDRFLDMCRTTLNVTGDLAAAVYVARGEPALTAESEGTQLEPGSPAS, encoded by the coding sequence ATGAAGCAGCACCAGAAGATGCTCCTGGGCATCGTCATCGGCACCGTGGCGGGCATCGCCGCCAACACCCTGGCCGGAGGCGCGCCATGGCTCGAGTGGGTGGTGACGAACATCACCGCCCTGGCGGGGCAGATCTTCCTCCGGTTGCTGCTGATGCTGGTGGTGCCGCTGCTCTTCTCCGCGCTGGTGATGGGCGTGTGCGAGCTGGACCTGAAACAGCTCGGCCGGCTGGGCCTGCGGACCATGGGCTACACCGTGGTGGTCTCCAGCATCGCGGTGCTCATCGGGCTGCTGCTGGTCAACACGCTGAAGCCAGGCCTCGGATTGAGCGACGAGGCCCGCGCGCTGGCGATGAAGGGCACCTCGGTGCAGGCGGCCCCCTCGCCGAGCAACACCTCGGTGCCCTCGCTGATCGCCGCCATGATTCCCAGCAACCCGATCAAGGCGGCGGCGGATGGGGACATGATCTCCCTCATCATCTTCTCGCTCATCTTCGGCCTGGGCCTGGCCCTGACGCCCACGGAGGGCGCGCAGCGGCTGCGCGAGACGATCCAGGGCCTGCACGACGTGATGATGAAGCTCATCGACGGGGTGCTGAAGCTGGCGCCCTACGGCGTGGGGGCGCTGCTCTTCAGCATGATGGCGCGCCTGGGCATCGGCGTGCTGATGCAGGTGGCCTCCTACGTGGGCGTGGTGCTGCTGGCGCTCGGGCTGCACATGTTCGGCGTGTACTCGCTGTCGGTGCGTTTCCTCGGCGGGCGCAACCCGCTGACCTTCTTCCGCGACTGCCGCCTGGCCATCGTCACCGCGTTCTCCACGGCGTCCTCCAGCGCCACGCTGCCCACCGCGCTCAAGGTGGCCGAGGAGAACCTCAAGCTGCCGCGCAACGTGGCGCGCTTCGTGCTCACCGCCGGCTCGGCGATGAACCAGAACGGCACCGCGCTCTTCGAGGGCGTCACCGTGCTCTTCCTCGCGCAGGTGTTCGGTGTGCAGCTGAGCATCGCGGATCAGGCCGTGGTGATGTTCATCTGCGTGCTGGCGGGCATCGGCACCGCGGGCGTGCCGGCCGGCTCCATCCCGGTCATCGCGATGATTCTGGGCCTCTTCAAGATTCCCCCCGAGGGACTGGCCCTGGTGCTCGGCGTGGACCGCTTCCTGGACATGTGCCGCACCACGCTCAACGTGACGGGGGACCTGGCCGCCGCCGTCTACGTGGCCCGGGGCGAGCCCGCGCTCACCGCCGAGTCCGAGGGGACCCAGCTCGAACCCGGCTCGCCCGCCTCCTGA
- a CDS encoding class I SAM-dependent methyltransferase, translating into MTPSPMLEVKLPTLHELPTYVFDTLLSWNIPGLTRSLVGLYGRPDGWLGRLIGHVMSFEHGPVTRWTLEHMDIQPRDRVLDVGCGAGKALELLAHLAPRGFVVGLDHSETMVFQALSRNRARVLAGQLSVRMGDVGRMPFADASFDKVCAIETLYFWPDPRAALEEIHRVLIPGGRVALSLEYTRDASRAGDLSDTLESSAGIRIYSSAEVLELLEAAGFTALRHEAQPSRSNGWLYVEGRKPGH; encoded by the coding sequence ATGACTCCCTCCCCGATGCTCGAAGTGAAGCTGCCCACGCTTCACGAGCTGCCCACCTATGTCTTCGATACCCTTCTCTCGTGGAACATTCCTGGCCTCACCCGCTCGCTCGTCGGACTCTACGGGCGGCCGGACGGGTGGCTCGGGCGTCTGATCGGCCATGTCATGAGCTTCGAGCACGGCCCCGTGACGCGCTGGACGTTGGAGCACATGGACATCCAGCCCAGGGATCGGGTACTGGACGTCGGCTGCGGGGCGGGCAAGGCGCTCGAGCTCCTGGCGCACCTGGCCCCTCGGGGCTTCGTGGTGGGCCTCGACCACTCCGAGACCATGGTCTTCCAGGCCCTCTCGCGCAATCGGGCCCGGGTGCTCGCCGGGCAGCTCTCGGTTCGCATGGGCGACGTGGGCCGCATGCCCTTCGCCGATGCTTCCTTCGACAAGGTGTGCGCCATCGAGACGCTCTACTTCTGGCCCGATCCGAGGGCGGCCCTCGAGGAGATCCACCGGGTCCTGATCCCCGGAGGCCGGGTGGCGCTCTCCCTGGAGTACACCCGGGATGCCTCCCGCGCGGGGGACCTGTCCGACACCCTGGAGTCGTCGGCGGGGATTCGCATCTACTCGAGCGCCGAGGTGCTGGAACTGCTGGAGGCGGCTGGCTTCACCGCGCTCCGCCATGAAGCGCAACCCTCGCGCAGCAACGGCTGGCTGTACGTCGAGGGCCGCAAGCCCGGCCACTGA
- a CDS encoding FKBP-type peptidyl-prolyl cis-trans isomerase, with protein MKVSKDSVVSLEYRLHLGDGKVVDESEPGHPLSYLHGRGQIVPGLEGQLEGMGSGESKKVVVAPSQGYGEHDPRGLQTVPRDMFPPNAQLQPGMTISAQTEGGDVIPITIRELKGDQVVVDLNHPLAGKTLHFDVTVREVRQATSEELEHGHAHGPGGAH; from the coding sequence ATGAAGGTGTCCAAGGACAGCGTCGTCTCATTGGAGTACCGGTTGCACCTCGGGGACGGGAAGGTCGTCGACGAGAGTGAGCCCGGGCATCCGCTCTCCTATCTGCATGGCCGGGGGCAGATCGTCCCGGGGCTCGAGGGGCAGCTGGAGGGCATGGGCTCGGGTGAGTCGAAGAAGGTGGTGGTGGCTCCCTCCCAGGGCTACGGCGAGCACGACCCGCGCGGCCTCCAGACGGTGCCTCGTGACATGTTCCCCCCGAATGCCCAGCTGCAGCCGGGCATGACCATCTCCGCGCAGACGGAGGGCGGGGACGTCATCCCCATCACCATCCGCGAGCTCAAGGGCGACCAGGTGGTGGTGGACCTCAACCACCCGTTGGCGGGCAAGACGCTCCACTTCGACGTGACGGTGCGCGAGGTGCGTCAGGCCACCAGCGAGGAGCTGGAGCACGGTCACGCCCACGGTCCAGGCGGCGCGCACTGA
- a CDS encoding OPT family oligopeptide transporter: protein MSQPVSPSPQQLQLKPEPDSVPPRGSTMAAKDPERHWLENVYKAGVRQLTVRAVIAGMLIGAVMCLSNLYVILKTGWSLGVTITACILAFATFGALRAVGLVRTEVSALENNAVGSVASGAGYMTGGGNMAAVPALLMLTGALPSTGWLVAWFSVVSALGVFAAIPIKRQLINIEQLPFPTGTATAETIQALYGADERSRGKARYLGVAGLIGAVIAFWRDAKASWLAWNLPAKVSLPFTIGGKPAGAWTLSFDLSLLLVGAGALVSFKTGWSMLLGAILTYGFLAPEMVSRGVIPEVTYKAINSWALWTGAAVLVSSGLLSFAFQWRSVAKSFKALSGLFGKKGEEEKDALADIECPPTWFPLGFLVLGPVAVFLMAYLFQIPWWAGVIAMPLSVVMGVIAARVTGETDTTPTKALGPVTQLLYGGLLPGNLAANVMSANATGGVGLHAADLLTNLKTGWLLGADPRKQFFAQLLGLVAGAAVVVPAFNLLVPTAEVLGTEEFPAPSALVWAGVSKMLVNGVGSLHTSARIGALCGLVLGVVLVLLERWAPKKAKPYIPSASGLGLAIVIPGASSISFFIGAAIAEVLRRKKAQLAEATVLPVSSGFIAGESLMGIAVAMLKAFGVMPK from the coding sequence ATGAGCCAACCCGTCTCCCCCTCTCCCCAGCAGCTCCAGCTCAAGCCCGAGCCGGATTCCGTGCCCCCCCGGGGGTCCACCATGGCCGCCAAGGATCCGGAGCGGCACTGGCTCGAGAACGTCTACAAGGCCGGCGTGCGCCAGCTCACCGTGCGCGCCGTCATCGCCGGCATGCTGATCGGCGCGGTGATGTGCCTCTCCAACCTGTACGTCATCCTCAAGACGGGCTGGAGCCTGGGCGTCACCATCACCGCGTGCATCCTCGCCTTCGCCACCTTCGGCGCCCTGCGCGCGGTGGGGCTGGTGCGGACGGAGGTCTCCGCGCTCGAGAACAACGCCGTGGGCTCGGTGGCCTCGGGTGCGGGGTACATGACGGGCGGAGGCAACATGGCCGCCGTGCCCGCGCTGCTGATGCTCACCGGAGCGCTGCCCTCCACCGGGTGGCTGGTGGCGTGGTTCTCGGTGGTGTCCGCGCTGGGCGTCTTCGCCGCCATCCCCATCAAGCGCCAGCTCATCAACATCGAGCAGCTCCCGTTCCCCACGGGCACCGCCACCGCCGAGACGATCCAGGCACTCTACGGAGCGGATGAGCGCTCGCGCGGCAAGGCGCGCTACCTCGGCGTCGCCGGCCTGATCGGAGCCGTCATCGCGTTCTGGCGGGATGCCAAGGCCTCGTGGCTGGCGTGGAACCTTCCCGCGAAGGTGAGCCTGCCCTTCACCATCGGCGGCAAGCCCGCGGGGGCGTGGACGCTCTCGTTCGACTTGAGCCTGCTGCTCGTGGGCGCCGGGGCCCTGGTGAGCTTCAAGACGGGCTGGTCCATGCTGCTGGGCGCCATCCTCACCTACGGCTTCCTCGCCCCGGAGATGGTCAGCCGCGGTGTCATCCCCGAGGTGACGTACAAGGCCATCAACTCCTGGGCGCTGTGGACGGGGGCCGCGGTGCTCGTGTCCTCGGGCCTGCTGTCCTTCGCCTTCCAGTGGCGCAGCGTGGCGAAGTCCTTCAAGGCGCTCTCGGGCCTCTTCGGGAAGAAGGGCGAGGAGGAGAAGGATGCGCTCGCCGACATCGAGTGCCCGCCCACCTGGTTCCCCCTGGGCTTCCTGGTGCTGGGTCCGGTGGCCGTGTTCCTGATGGCGTACCTCTTCCAGATTCCGTGGTGGGCCGGTGTCATCGCCATGCCGCTGTCGGTGGTGATGGGCGTCATCGCCGCGCGCGTCACCGGGGAGACGGACACCACGCCCACCAAGGCGCTCGGGCCGGTGACCCAGCTGCTCTACGGCGGACTGCTGCCCGGAAACCTCGCGGCCAACGTGATGAGCGCCAACGCCACGGGCGGGGTGGGCCTGCACGCGGCGGACCTGCTCACGAACCTCAAGACCGGGTGGCTGCTCGGCGCCGATCCGCGCAAGCAGTTCTTCGCGCAGCTCCTCGGCCTGGTGGCCGGTGCCGCCGTGGTGGTGCCCGCCTTCAACCTGCTGGTGCCGACCGCGGAGGTGCTGGGCACCGAGGAGTTCCCCGCGCCCTCCGCGCTGGTATGGGCCGGCGTGTCGAAGATGCTCGTCAACGGAGTGGGCTCGCTGCACACGTCCGCGCGCATCGGCGCCCTGTGCGGCCTGGTGCTGGGCGTGGTGCTGGTGTTGCTGGAGCGCTGGGCTCCGAAGAAGGCGAAGCCGTACATTCCCTCGGCGTCGGGCCTGGGGCTGGCCATCGTGATTCCGGGGGCGAGCTCCATCAGCTTCTTCATCGGCGCGGCCATCGCCGAGGTGCTGCGCCGCAAGAAGGCGCAGCTGGCCGAGGCCACGGTGCTCCCCGTGAGCTCGGGCTTCATCGCGGGTGAGAGCCTCATGGGCATCGCCGTGGCGATGCTCAAGGCCTTCGGGGTGATGCCCAAGTAG